From the Leptospira noumeaensis genome, the window GATCCAAGCCACACTCGGGATCTTATCTGTCTTTTGTATGCTTCTCAGCACACCACATACCCTCTCTTCCCAAGAACTCATCCCCGAATTACAAACCGGAGAATACGACCGCCAGTTCATGAACCAGTTCTATGGACAGGTTTACTTCCAGAACAATTTAGCCACCTGGACAAACCGCGTAGAAAGTTATGTGGGAACCGCACGAGCTGCATGGGAGGCTAGTGTAGATTCGGCCATCAATGCCTATGTGGACAGTATCACAACCTCAGATAGCTATAACTCTGTTGATGCGTATAAAGATTATGTTTACAGAGAGATGCAAAGCCAGAAGTCACAAGCTCTTCTAGACTGGCAAGACAAGGCAAATGCTCATTTTCTAGAAAACCAATCAGAATTTGTTACTAAGCTTAATACCAATTATGTAGATAGTTCTTATCTATCACGAATTGGACAACAGTCTCTATACAACCAATACCTCAATAACCTTTCTGTTACCCAAAACCTACAAAGCCAAGTGGCAGTTGCGGCTTCCAGCTGGCAAAATACTTACAACCAGAACTACCAACAAGGTTTGAACGATTTTGCAAGTTCGATTACGAACATCACACAACAATATGAATCTATAAAGAATTCCATTGCACAAAATCACACTATATTCCAACAAAACCTAGATGTGATCAATCAGTATAAGACTGCTGTGATCGACTCCATCAAAGGAATGTTGGATAGTTTCCAAACGGATTTGGATACAGGAGTTACTTGTAACTT encodes:
- a CDS encoding TIGR04388 family protein, translating into MQVQLRKEETVAKVREYGTFTRIQATLGILSVFCMLLSTPHTLSSQELIPELQTGEYDRQFMNQFYGQVYFQNNLATWTNRVESYVGTARAAWEASVDSAINAYVDSITTSDSYNSVDAYKDYVYREMQSQKSQALLDWQDKANAHFLENQSEFVTKLNTNYVDSSYLSRIGQQSLYNQYLNNLSVTQNLQSQVAVAASSWQNTYNQNYQQGLNDFASSITNITQQYESIKNSIAQNHTIFQQNLDVINQYKTAVIDSIKGMLDSFQTDLDTGVTCN